From Lucilia cuprina isolate Lc7/37 chromosome 4, ASM2204524v1, whole genome shotgun sequence:
aacagacttttaattaaataaaaaagtcgaaaaatcgacttaactaaatgcaaaaagtcgaaaaatcgaaatgtcgacttttcataaaatgcaaaaagttgaaaagtcgacttttcgtttcaactatagaaccctactagctattttaacatgaggaagtcaatcgtcaccccatagattacaaagagatagcaaaaagcttaaaagccgtgatacacggttgtcagatcttacaacgttgtcaataaaatgttcagaaaatgtctaacaatcgtatgaacttatattttttatattgcaacattgtcagaaaaagcattactgacaatttgtattttgtctgttattagacattttatgcacattttgaaattgaaaattattattaaattttataacttgttttttaaataaataaataaataaataaataaataaataaataaaaaaacataaattatatcgaaattttgcaaattactttaatatttattcaaatattcagatttttttatatttcttatcttttcagaaaatttgattttaaaattcaattttctttgTGATCTAAAGGTAAGTAATAGTTTACTAatcttttctatttatttaatatgaaaatatttttggaaaatatttcattCAGTAGgagattgtttttaaatttcataaataaattttgtgataatataaattttacattacgTGCTATTTCAATCTGATTTAAAGGTTCAATTAGTTTGCTAACAAAATAAgcattaattatataaaattataatttattttagttttctatttaattaaaatcgaaaaagttGGCGTGTATAaagatattttgtaaaatagatttaaaaaaaaaaaacactttgtagtttttgtggtaaaatattAGGATAGATATCACAATTAAAACTGCCTAATGTccagtaattttattttaatgaaagcCAGTAAATCGACTTTTCTAACTCGTCATAATTGGCAAATTTCAGCAAAGAAATAGAAGAAATTTTAGGTTAGAACTTTGATCCTTGAATTTtcaatgagttttttttaaagtacataTAATGTCAGTATAATATACTAAAGTTGGaagtaaatttgtaaaattacatCTTTATAACTTTCTGTTGCCGTTAGCTGTTCCTCTTCTACAAACTTctttaattaatgattttttgatCCGGAAAAGTTTCCTTGGAATCGGTCTGTTCGTtttgaaatcataaaaataaaaattcatattacattttatgtattttctaaaCACTGCCAATTAAAAtagtatatttgtttatattataacaaaattattagctCACGAACTCGTTTATTTCATTATCtaaattcaataaaacttatttaacaacaaaaatttaaaatatgaataaaacatTGACTAGAAATACAACGGCATTTTCGTTTTGCATCAAAGTTTGGCGAAACACATCCAAATATGTAGCAGATTAGTATCATTTAATAAGaccataatttttataacaaaatttcccTTCAACACTGTGTCTCTTAACCACTTCGTTTCTCTTTCCAACAGTAAACATTGCAATTGATCAAAACAAGAAATGAcgttaatataaacaatatacgGTTAGATATTTcgaaacataaacaaataccagataaatacagagaaaactgagcataatgaaatgaaaagtcAACAACTGATAAACCGGCTTAGAGCCAAGTTAAGCTCttacaaactttaaaaaaaacatacttgaCAAAATTGTGATTATTGATGTGTAATTGTGTTTCTCTTtctttctttaggaaatttacATATCGGGAaggtaattaatataattttgcatAAGTATGAGTGTTAATGCTCTCttcaatgttaaaaacaaacatactttTATACATGCATACCTAAGTATGTAACTAGTATTTTAAAAAGGTGAAGTGAAAAGATGTGTGTgtaatagatagacagatagatagatggatggattaatggatggatagatagatagatagatagatagatagatagatagatagatagatagatagatagatagatagatagatagatagatagatagatagatagatagatagatagatagatagatagatagatagatagatagatagatatatatatatagatagatagatagatagatagatagatagatagatagatagatagatagatagatatatagatggatagatcgatagatagatagatagatagatagatagatagatagatagatagatagatagatagatagatagatagacccgaactagaactgaactagaactgaactagaactgaactagaactgaactagaactgaacaagaactgaactagaaatgaactagaactgaactagaactgaactagaactgaactagaactgaactagaactgaactagaactgaactagaactgaactagaactgaactagaactgaactggaactgaactggaactgaactagaactgaactagaactgaactagaactgaactagaactgaactagaactgaattagaactgaactagaactgaactagaactgaactagaactgagcttaaactgaactagaactgaactagaactgaattagaactgaactagaactcaattgaactataactgaactaaaactaaacttaaactgaacttaaatTAAACTCTTTTGACCCCGTTCTTGCtcagttgaaaaatttcaaataatttctattatttatgaaattttagcttattaaaaatacataaccTTTTGTAAGACCCTGTTTCAGTTTCATATTGTAACATATTCATAAATCTTGTACTCGTATGCGTACCGAATTGATTTCACATTTAATGAAGGTAACAATCTCAAAATCGTAACTACGACTACTAAAGTTTGTCTACTAGTACTGCAGCAGTTCTCAAAAGTcacgacaacaacaataacataagAAACCATTCAACGgtctcaaaaatattaaaaaaaagtttgttttttttaatttgttttaatctgACCATATCGAGTTATAGTGAGTGTTAACAGTTCAGTTGTGATAATTCTGTCAATTTAATACATAGAGTGTTTAAATGTGCGGATTAAACTAAAGCACGAACGTTAACTGAAATTTAAATCGTGCATAAAccttaacaacaactacaaattaCAACAACTATACGCCTCcaataacaaagtaaaattgaaataaatttcaagaaatcaattcaatatttaaagtttaattgacTCTTTAACACGGAAAAATTGAGGAAGAAGAACTAAAACAACCACAAACacaacaaaagttttaattgttaatttaaaattttatttttaaatttattctgaaTACAACTTTACTGGGTTAAACAACAAAGAAcggcttgttttttttttcttttttgttaaaaataaaaataaattgttaattggaaagaaaaaatgtttaaaccatCAATTTCTTTGTTGCCCCTAATTTTAGTTGTGTTTGCTTTTGTCATTTGTAATGGCCAAACCCCAGTGGAAAAGGTAAGTAATAAAGTGATTTATTTACtttagaatttataattttattgcatttttttacaGTTAAAAGTTTTAGTTCTATACGAGTCTTTGTGTCCAGACAGTGTACGTTTTATCGGTCGTCAATTAGGTCCCAACTATGATGCTTTAAAGGATTACATCGACATATCTTTGGTGCCATTTGGAAAATCTTATGTAAGTTTTTTAGGCTTCTCTTTGATGATTTGGAGTcctaaattatgtttaaatttcattctttatttctttactttttagtCCAAAAACAATGGCGCCCAATTCTTTTGTCAACACGGACCTCGCGAGTGCTTTGGCAATCGCCAGCAGTCGTGTGTTCTTCAACAAACCAAAGATCAATTGAGTCaagttaaatttgttgtttgccAAATGACCACTCCAGATAATTCCAATGTAAACTATGTAAGTATAAATTCGAAATATTAACTACCAATAAGACAACAAATAATAactatttaagttctagtttataatttgtgtaattttagtttagttctagttcatttctagttcagttctagttcagttctagttcagttctagttcagttctagttcagttctagttcagttctagttcagttctagttcagttctagttcagttctagttcagttctagttcagttctagttcagttctagttcagttctagttcagttctagttcagttctagttcagttctagttcagttctagttcagttctagttcagttctagttcagttctagttcagttctagttcagttctagttcagttctagttcagttctagttcagttctagttcagttctagttcagttctagttcagttctagttcagttctagttcagttcagttctagttcatttctagttcaattctagttcaattctagttcagttctagttcagttctagttcagttctagttcaattctagttcatttctagttagttaagttctgctttagttcagttctagttcagttttaattcatttctagttcagttttagttcaattctagttcagttctagttcagttctagttcagttctagttcagttctagttcagttctagttcagttctagttcagttctagttcagttctagttcagttctaattcagttctagttcagttctagttcagttctagttcagttctagttcagttgaagttcagttctagttcagttctagttcagttctagttcagttctagttctagttcagttctagttctagttcagttctagttctagttcagttctagttcagttctagttcagttctagttcagttctattccagttctattccagttctattccagttctatttcagttctagttcagttctagttcagttctagttcacttctagttcagttctagttcagttctagttcagttctagttcagttctagttcagttctagttcagttctagttcagttctagttcagttctagttcagttctagttcagttctagttcagttctagttcagttctagttcagttctagttcagttctagttcagttctagttcagttctagttcagttctagttcagttcttgttcagttctagttcatttctagttcaattctagttcaattctagttcaattctagttcaattctagttcaattctagttcagttctagttcagttctagttcagttccagttcagttctagttcatttccagttcagttctagttcgttctagttcagttcttgttcagttctaattcagttctagtttaggtctagttcagttctagttcagttctagttcagttctagttcagttttagttcagttctagttcagttctagttcagttctagttcagttctagttcagttctagttcagttctagttcagttctagttcagttctagttcagttctagttcagttctagttcagttctagttcagttctagttcagttctagttcagctctagttcagttctacttcagttctagttcagttttacttcagttctagttcagttctagttcatttctagttcagttctagttcagttctagatctagtttattttcagttcagttctagttaagttccagtttagttctagtttagttcaagttctagtccattctagttcacttttaggttagttctagttcagttctagtttagttcaagttcagttctagtccattctagttcacttttaggttagtttagttctaatctAGATCTAGTGTTctttttagttctagttgaattctattttaattctagttctgttcagatctagttcagttctagttaagtttcaATTCAGTTCTCGTTAAGTttatgttcagttctagtttagttctagttcaattccagttaagttctagtGCAGGTTAacttgagttctagttcagttcaagtttagttcagtttatgttctagttcagttgtagatcagttctagtttgttctagttcttgaaaatattgaaatttcatCTGTGGATATTGTTAAATATGCATGCTGAAGTAATTTTAAGATCACCTTGTGACGATGTCAGCCACAAACTTAGCTTTTTAAATTTGTCTTCATAAtctactaaaaatatatttccctATTTACTCAGTGCGCCGAATCAGTTGGCCTCTCAAGTGAAATTGACACCTGTATGAATACCGAATTGGGAACATTATTGCAATTGGAAGCTGAACGCATAACTCATTCATATCGGTTAAGTTTTGTGCCGACCATAATTTACGATGGTGTAAGTACAAcataatacaataaatttaataatgtttaaaatacataatgagcataataatgatttaaacaaaaatgtttattttatttaaaattcatgtttttttttttatcttgtACAGGTTTTCGATCAACAATTACAGGACAGTTCATTACGTGATTTTCGTGGTACAGTTTGTGGTCTCTTACAAAAAAGGGGAACTATTTCCTTTCACGATGCGGTGTGTCAATAACATCTCGGCGGCACTAACTTTTGCCTGAAACAACACATACCACAACGCAATTTTAAGTTAAAGATCcagtttttttagttgttttatttttttttttttttttgtaattgtttaacaaattttaataaagaaaacataaaaaaattgatttaagacAAAATCTggtttaatgcattttttaaattttttttgcgacTAAAGTAAGGCTTGTTAAAagttaaatgttgttttgttgaaaaaaaagtgggtcaatttaaaaattgttgtctGTCTTTGGTTTTGTGTGCAAATTTAATGAGTTTTTGGGCATGTGCGtttctgttctgtttttttttttttggtggtaaattttgggtttttcttgtatattttaaggtgtcattaaaatttaaccCTAAGAACTTTTTCTCCTTAAAGATTAATTTTCGTACCAAATTATAACTGGTTTTTAttggtaaatttaaaaaatcgctgtttattttatctattataaaaatttgttaaatttaacagGTTGTCTTTAGCAATTGCTTATTTACTGGGAGAGTGTTttgcaatattaaaaatatttgacagaAAGTAAAATAGCGTAGCAAAgtgctaaaaaaatattaatggttcgttttttgtttaaaaagcgcAATGACTTTAAAcgaaatatataaaagagtttTACAATTTcgtagatagatcgatagatagatagatagatatatagatagatagatagatagatagataggtagatagatagatagatagatagataggtagatagatagatagataggtacatagatagacagatagatagatagatagatagatatatagatagatagatagataaatagatagatagatagatagatagatagatatatagatagatagatagatagatagatagatagatagatagatagatatatatatatatatatatatatatatatataatatatatatatatatatatattatatatatatattatatatatatatatatatatatatatatatattatatatattatatatatattatatatattatatatatatatatatatatatatattatatattatattatatatatatatatatatatatatatatatatatatatatagatagatatatatagatagatagatagatagatagatagatagatagatatatagatatatagatagatagatagatagacaaatagatagatatatagatagatagatagatagatagatagacaaatagatagatatatagatagttagatagatagatagatagatagatagatagatagatatatagatagatagatagatagatagatagatagatagatagatagatagatagatagatagatagatatatagatagatagatagttagatagttagatagatagatagatagatagatagatagatagatagatagatagatagatagttagatagatagatagatagatagatagatagatagatagatagatagatagatagatagatagatagatagatagatagatagatagatagatagatagatagatagatagatagatagatagatagataggtagatagatagatagatagatagatagatagatagatagatagatagatagatagatagatagatagatagatagatggatagatagatagatagatagatagatagatagatagatagatagatagataggtagataggtagataggtagatagatagatagatagatagatagatagatagatagatagatagatagatagatagatagatagatagatagaaagatagatatatagatagatagatagatagatagatagatagatagatagatagatagatagatagatagatagatagataggtaaataggtagataggtagatagatagatagatagatagatagatagatagatagatagatagatagatagatagatagatgtatagatagatagatagatagatagttaaataaatagaaattctCTTTATTTCCATTCTGGTTACATTTAAGGTTAGTTCTGATTCAGTTTAAGTAATTCCTAGTCCACTTCTGACCAatttaagttctgttctagttgagttATACTTCACTTTAAGTTCCGTTTTTGTTCAGTTCAGCTCATGTTCAGTTCTAagttcacttttagttcaattcttCTTCATTTCTAGAAAAGCTAATTAAACTTTAGAGAATCTGttgaaatgttaattttaaataaatacttacttTTCTTCGCTCCCATTTCTTtggaaaaataactaaaaatttttgttttgttcttttttttatactttattcattcatttgttttattattattaaattatatcatttttattaaaaattctaagcagataaaacttaaactatataaaaaatataataatagcaaataaaatataataatattatagagatttaacataataaattcatttacaataaaacaatgcaatttaaagaaatgtgttataataaaatagatttgtagacaaaaaataaaaaagaaaatataaatatttgacgaaaaacaaattgtttttttgtatactaattaaaataatatgaaacaATGATTTAAGAGAAGAGGGATgcaagaaagttttttttaattatataaatttgttttataactatttttttatactaaaaaataataaaaaaacaaacaaaaaccaacaaattgTATAAATCACTTAATAATTAATGgtgttaaatgtaaaaaaaaaattgtgtataaatataaaataattatttagtttttttttataattaatataaatgtttataataatttttaacaaaatcttttatAGAAGAAAGTTTCTAAAGAGAACTTTTTTTTAAGGCACTAAATGTTTAAAGTGGTTTAATGAATATATATAAAGCACAAGGTGATGAtgaggaaatttaaatttaagttgtttttgttggtttgttaattttgtttttgcaaaagcaAATTCAATATCACTGttgtaaaggtttttttttatacttcgattagaaaaaagtttaaaaacttttgttggaaaatgtaaaaaattgtaagagttttttttttttaaatgaaaatgttcaatgtttttttatagaaatatcttTTGTAAAGAAACGTTTAACatggtttttaaaagaaaatgtatcaaaattgtttcaattatttcaaatttgttaaatctTTAGAAAAGAGAGAATATTTGATCAGTTGCTGATTAACTTTGCCGTTAACTGTTGCCAACTTTAGATGATATAAAGAAAATCCTTTTCAAATTAACTGCAGCCAACTTCAGgctataaaaagaaatctttcattcgttctctctatctctctcttattctcattaaaaacttttactttatagTAAACCTTGCTAAACTAACGAGAAAGTAAACAATGTAATTAACAAATTCCTAAACAGTTGTTGTTGTAggtattgttgctgttgctgtagCATTATTGTGTATATTGATAAATCTTCGT
This genomic window contains:
- the LOC111687708 gene encoding GILT-like protein 1 translates to MFKPSISLLPLILVVFAFVICNGQTPVEKLKVLVLYESLCPDSVRFIGRQLGPNYDALKDYIDISLVPFGKSYSKNNGAQFFCQHGPRECFGNRQQSCVLQQTKDQLSQVKFVVCQMTTPDNSNVNYCAESVGLSSEIDTCMNTELGTLLQLEAERITHSYRLSFVPTIIYDGVFDQQLQDSSLRDFRGTVCGLLQKRGTISFHDAVCQ